GGCTGCTCCATCGTATGTTTCGGTTTTCCCCAATCCTGCTACAAATAGCATTCGTATCGAATCACCTGTAATAATTTCAAAAGTGCATATTGTAAATACTAAAGGGCAAATAGTAAAAAAAATGATTGTGAATGATTATCATCTTGAAATGAATATTAAAAATTTGATTTCCGGACTCTATACCTTGCAAATTTATTCATCGTCAGAATTACTCACACAGCGGATAATAATTTTGAATTAGTATTTCAATTACACCCCGATAGAATTGAAAGATATATTAACGAATAAAAGCAACAGTGTTATTATAGAGCAATCTGAATATTAAATCATGCATATTCCTGAATTCCCTGACAGCAAAAAACTGACACTCAACAACAAAGAAAATATCAGCAACTTTATAAGTAGGTTTCCTCCTTATGCCGACTATAATTTTACGGCTATGTTTTGTTACAATATAAATGATACAATTCAGGTTTCATGGCTTAACGGCAATCTTGTAGTTCTTTTTCAGAATATAATCACAGGTGAGTTATATTTTTCTTTTCTGGGTGAAAACCTAGCAACAGAAACTGCATTCACACTTTTAAATCATTGCAGGCAAGCAGACATAAAAGACAAGTTGTGTTATATCCCAGAATGCACAAGAAAACATATCAACGACCAAGGCTTAACTATAACAGAAGACAGAGATAACAATGATTACATACTTTCCACCGGAGCGTTTTCTCTTTTAAAGGGCAATGCATATAAAGAAAAAAGAAATGCAATCAATAAATTTCACAGAATACACCCTTCACACCACACGGAAATTATAGACCTGGAAAGTGAAAAAATACAACAGCAGGTAAACACTTTATACCTCAACTGGATAGAAAACAAAAAAGCCGGCAGTAACGAAACAGAATATGAATATAAGGCTTTCACACGCCTGATGGAAAACAGCAGGCATTTTAATGTTACCGCTTTGGGGATTTATGTTGATGACAAGCTCGCTGCTTTCAATATTTTTGAAATACTCGATAATGCTTATGCCATCTGCCATTTTGGAAAATACGATATTTCCGTAACAGGTGTGTTCACTTTCTTGCTGAAAGAAACGACGGCATTTCTTCAAGACAATCATGTTGAATTTCTCAATTTTGAACAGGACCTTGGCATAGCTGGGCTTAGAGAATCAAAACTTCAACTGCGGCCTGTTGATTTTCTGAAAAAATATATTATCAATAAAAAATAGAAGTAACTTTGAGGGTATAATTAAAAAAGGAGTCATTATGAAAAAATTAGTTGCAGAATTTATCGGAACCCTATGGCTGGTTTTGGGAGGTTGCGGAAGCGCAGTATTAGCCGCTGCATATCCTGAATTAGGTATAGGTTTTACCGGCGTAGCTATTGCTTTCGGCTTAACCGTGCTGACAATGGCTTACGCGATAGGCCACATATCCGGCTGTCATCTGAATCCGGCAGTATCCATAGGTTTATGGATAGGCGGACGCTTTAAAGGAAAAGATTTACTGCCGTATATCGGTGTGCAAATACTTGGTGCCATCGTCGGAGCAGGAATATTGTACCTGATAGCTAGCGGAAAATCCGGCTTTGAAATCGGAAATTTTGCTGCTAACGGCTATGGCGAACACTCGCCAGGTCAATATGACATGATTGCAGCATTGCTGACAGAAATTGTGATGACTTTTATGTTCCTGATAATTATTTTGGGAGCAACGCATTCAAAAGCCCCGAAAAATTTTGCCGGTATCGCAATCGGTTTAGGCCTGACACTCATTCACCTTATTAGCATTCCTGTTACCAACACATCAGTAAACCCGGCAAGAAGTATCAGCCAGGCGATATTTGTTGGAGGCTGGGCGCTTGAACAACTTTGGTTGTTTATTGTTGCACCCATCGTTGGTGCCATCCTCGCAGGGATTGTTTACAGAATGATTTCCCCAGACAAGGAGTAACAATATTGGGAAACAGATTGGATATCTTTTCTTGCATCATCGAACACGCTGAGGTATCACGGAAATTATTATTAACCGCTTGTGCTATTAAATTATGAAGTCTCACTATTTCATATCTTTACAAGATACTGACGGTTCAGATTTCGACTTCGCTCAATCTGAACGTAAGATAGTTATGTTATCAACAGCACAACGGGTTATTATTAATAAATACTCACAGAGATGATGAAGGAATTTTCTTTTTTTCTCGGACAATGGGATCTTGATTATAAAATTCCTAAAAGCAGCTTCAGCGAAGCCGGGACAGACAAAGGCACAGGGACTTTCAGCAGCATGTTAAATAACAACTTTATACTTTTTGAATATTCCACTGCATCGGGCAGCGAAGCCAAAGGCATTTTTGCCCGGGACAGCAAAGCCGGGATATACAGGTATTGGTGGTTCGAAAATTCAGGGAACTATTTAAGCGCCAGCTGTAATTTTATAAATAATGACACATTGATGATGCATTGGCAGGATTCCCTTCTGGTGCAGACTTTCAAAAAATGCGGGAATGAAAAAATTATACTAACCATGCAGCAACCTTCATCACAGGGAAACTATGAAACCATTATGGAAGTTGTTATGACAAAAAAACATTAAAAACGATGAGTAAAAAACAATGGTATGAAACACTTTTTGAAAACTATGCTGATAGTTATGAAAAAGAGGTCTTTACACAAGGGACTTTAGGAGAATGTGATTTTATTGAAAAAGAACTCAACTATAACAAAACACTAAAAATACTGGATGTGGGCTGCGGAACAGGAAGGCATGCCATAGAACTGACAAAAAGAGGTTACAACATCACAGGAATTGATTTGTCAGGAACGCTCCTTGCCAAAGCAAGAGAAAAAGCCATGAAAGAAAAGCTTATAATTAATTTTCAACAGCACGATGCAAGGAACCTTCCTTTCAATGGGGAATTTGACGCCGCCATCATGCTCTGTGAAGGCGGGTTTCCGCTGATGGAAACCGATGAAATGAATTTTGAAATATTAAAAAATGTAACAAAGTCATTAAAAAGCAGCGGAAAATTTATTTTCACCACACTGAACGGGCTGTTTCCTCTTTATCATTCTGTTGAAAAGTTCTGTAATGCTGCAACAGAAGACGGCAATGCCACATACCGCAGCAATACCTTCGACCTGATAACATTCCGCGACCACAATCTGACTGAAATTACCGATGATTCAGGAAATAAAAAAGTGCTGGATTGTAATGAAAGGTATTATGTCCCAAGCGAAATAACATGGCTTTTACACACTCTTGGCTATAAAAAAACAGAAATATTCGGTGCTCAACTTGGGGCCTTTTCACGAAATGACAAACTGAGTACCGAGGATTTTGAGATGCTCGTTATTGCAGAAAAATGAGTTATTGATAAAGTCTGTCTTCTATTTATCTGTTAGCGACAGGCCATTTCATAATAATAGCTTCCAGTTTCATGAAGTATGCCCTGTCGAGGGGGTAGCCCATCTTGCCCGCGGTATTGATATCTTCCCATGCCTGGGTATAATTACCTTTTTCAAAATAGGCTACCGAACGGTTCACGTAGGCGG
The genomic region above belongs to Bacteroidales bacterium and contains:
- a CDS encoding phosphatidylglycerol lysyltransferase domain-containing protein encodes the protein MHIPEFPDSKKLTLNNKENISNFISRFPPYADYNFTAMFCYNINDTIQVSWLNGNLVVLFQNIITGELYFSFLGENLATETAFTLLNHCRQADIKDKLCYIPECTRKHINDQGLTITEDRDNNDYILSTGAFSLLKGNAYKEKRNAINKFHRIHPSHHTEIIDLESEKIQQQVNTLYLNWIENKKAGSNETEYEYKAFTRLMENSRHFNVTALGIYVDDKLAAFNIFEILDNAYAICHFGKYDISVTGVFTFLLKETTAFLQDNHVEFLNFEQDLGIAGLRESKLQLRPVDFLKKYIINKK
- the aqpZ gene encoding aquaporin Z, encoding MKKLVAEFIGTLWLVLGGCGSAVLAAAYPELGIGFTGVAIAFGLTVLTMAYAIGHISGCHLNPAVSIGLWIGGRFKGKDLLPYIGVQILGAIVGAGILYLIASGKSGFEIGNFAANGYGEHSPGQYDMIAALLTEIVMTFMFLIIILGATHSKAPKNFAGIAIGLGLTLIHLISIPVTNTSVNPARSISQAIFVGGWALEQLWLFIVAPIVGAILAGIVYRMISPDKE
- a CDS encoding class I SAM-dependent methyltransferase produces the protein MSKKQWYETLFENYADSYEKEVFTQGTLGECDFIEKELNYNKTLKILDVGCGTGRHAIELTKRGYNITGIDLSGTLLAKAREKAMKEKLIINFQQHDARNLPFNGEFDAAIMLCEGGFPLMETDEMNFEILKNVTKSLKSSGKFIFTTLNGLFPLYHSVEKFCNAATEDGNATYRSNTFDLITFRDHNLTEITDDSGNKKVLDCNERYYVPSEITWLLHTLGYKKTEIFGAQLGAFSRNDKLSTEDFEMLVIAEK